A region from the Papio anubis isolate 15944 chromosome 6, Panubis1.0, whole genome shotgun sequence genome encodes:
- the LOC101024192 gene encoding beta-defensin 110: MKIQLFFFILLFWVTVSQAKKKYPEYGSLDLRRECRMGNGRCKNQCHENEIRIAYCIRPGTHCCLQQ; encoded by the exons ATGAAGATtcaactgtttttctttattctgctcTTTTGGGTCACAGTTTCACAAg CCAAAAAGAAATATCCTGAGTATGGTAGCTTGGACTTGAGGAGAGAGTGCAGAATGGGTAATGGTCGATGTAAAAATCAGTgtcatgaaaatgaaattaggaTTGCTTACTGCATAAGACCTGGAACTCATTGCTGCTTGCAGCAGTAA
- the LOC108585273 gene encoding beta-defensin 110-like yields the protein LQIFFLIAARNYFEPKYRFERCEKVRGICKTFCDDVEYDYGYCIKWRSQCCV from the coding sequence CTTCAGATATTTTTCTTGATTGCAGCCAGAAACTATTTTGAACCAAAGTATAGATTTGAGAGATGCGAAAAAGTGAGAGGAATATGTAAAACGTTTTGTGATGATGTTGAATATGATTATGGATACTGCATTAAATGGAGAAGTCAGTGCTGCGTATAA